In Methylacidiphilum infernorum V4, a single window of DNA contains:
- a CDS encoding SDR family oxidoreductase codes for MSNRRSVDDKILVQDNLKMMHSKALSRKTAIIIGASSGIGYATALALAGEGANIVVGARRIDRLENLVQKIESMNGAALAIRTNVRELSDVENLVVGAKKKFGGVDIFVNSAGIMPLSLMRKMRVVEWLNTIDINFKGAVHGLAAILPTFLEQKYGHLVFVSSIASRKVFPGSALYSASAAALRTLAEGLRLELSPYDQIKVTLVETGYVQTEIFDTIEDEEMKRSVRTQLDNLSILKPEEVASAILYALLQPPHADINEIVIKPTAEPV; via the coding sequence TTGTCGAATAGAAGATCTGTTGATGATAAAATACTTGTCCAGGATAACTTAAAGATGATGCATTCCAAAGCCTTGAGCAGGAAAACGGCTATCATTATTGGGGCATCAAGCGGCATTGGTTATGCAACAGCTCTTGCTCTTGCCGGCGAAGGAGCAAACATCGTTGTCGGTGCCCGCAGAATAGACAGATTAGAAAATCTCGTGCAGAAAATCGAATCCATGAATGGAGCTGCATTGGCAATCCGCACCAACGTCAGGGAGCTCAGCGATGTTGAGAACCTCGTCGTGGGGGCAAAGAAAAAGTTCGGTGGGGTAGACATATTTGTGAACAGTGCCGGGATAATGCCCCTTTCGTTGATGAGAAAAATGAGAGTCGTGGAGTGGTTGAATACCATCGATATTAATTTTAAAGGAGCCGTACACGGACTAGCAGCTATACTTCCCACTTTCCTCGAGCAAAAATACGGCCATCTTGTGTTCGTTTCCAGTATCGCTTCTCGAAAGGTTTTCCCCGGTTCAGCTCTCTATTCCGCCTCTGCAGCAGCCCTGCGTACCCTTGCCGAAGGATTGAGATTGGAACTTTCCCCCTACGACCAAATTAAAGTCACCCTCGTGGAGACAGGCTATGTTCAAACCGAGATTTTCGATACCATTGAAGATGAGGAAATGAAACGATCGGTGCGCACACAGCTGGATAATCTTTCCATTCTCAAGCCCGAAGAAGTGGCTTCAGCCATTCTCTATGCCCTTCTTCAACCCCCCCATGCGGATATCAATGAAATAGTAATCAAGCCAACCGCTGAACCTGTTTGA